A stretch of the Lolium perenne isolate Kyuss_39 chromosome 3, Kyuss_2.0, whole genome shotgun sequence genome encodes the following:
- the LOC127340352 gene encoding chitinase CLP-like: MSKPRRLLLAAAVSTLCVLASTVAGDGGKPLVTAITKDAATFLYSAPVIRNGQPGHHLVLDLSGPIIWSTCAADHRTLECNSVACMRAHRFHPPGCRHTGYGKPDDDNPYRCKCTAHPHNPVCGATVSGDVTRTALSANATDGRNPLRPVSFVAVTSCAPDSLLARCRPAAPAGLRPVA; the protein is encoded by the coding sequence ATGTCGAAACCTAGACGTCTCCtcctcgccgctgctgtctcgacGCTCTGCGTACTGGCGTCGACGGTGGCCGGCGACGGTGGGAAGCCGCTGGTCACGGCCATCACCAAGGACGCGGCCACCTTCCTCTACAGCGCCCCCGTCATAAGGAACGGGCAGCCGGGCCACCACCTCGTCCTCGACCTCTCCGGCCCCATCATCTGGTCCACCTGCGCGGCTGACCACCGCACGCTGGAGTGCAACAGCGTCGCCTGCATGCGCGCGCATCGCTTCCACCCGCCTGGCTGCCGGCACACCGGCTACGGCAAGCCCGACGACGACAACCCCTACCGCTGCAAGTGCACGGCGCACCCGCACAACCCCGTCTGCGGCGCCACCGTCTCGGGGGACGTGACGCGCACGGCGCTCTCCGCCAACGCCACCGATGGCAGGAACCCGCTGCGCCCGGTGTCATTCGTCGCCGTCACGTCCTGCGCGCCGGACTCCCTCCTCGCGAGGTGCCGTCCAGCTGCACCTGCTGGCTTGCGCCCCGTCGCCTGA
- the LOC127345616 gene encoding chitinase CLP-like, producing MISKIAKDPVTSLYTISIKADQSPLVVDLAGSLVWSTCPPSAAAHSTVQCESATCAIAKEQSPPRCRYVDGGRFWENGQPGSTECACTVHPLNPVTGECSTGDLTSLAMSANTTNGTMELRPEESFAVLGACAPSRLLTSLPVGATGVAGLSRGPLSLPSQLTAQRGFGNKFALCLPDFAIFGDTPVYLSVPDPRIYIDYTTTIPYTPLVTNPANTGGHYIPVKGISVSWHAADAAAALPRGALDIHVRTGRGGVVLSTATPYTLMRPDVFRAFAMAFDDAIMRGKIPMTPMRRVQATKPFELCYNGAFPMLKRSGYDMPYIKLELGNGATRNWTLFNSNYMVQVEGAMCVGILPMGPRGMPVAGEPAVVIGGKQLEDNLLVFDLEKQRLGFSMLLRYQLSSCRSSNFFRN from the exons ATGATCTCAAAGATCGCAAAGGACCCCGTCACCTCCCTCTACACCATCTCCATCAAGGCCGATCAGTCGCCGCTCGTCGTCGACCTCGCCGGCTCGCTCGTTTGGTCGACGTGCCCGCCGTCAGCGGCGGCGCACAGCACCGTTCAGTGCGAGTCCGCCACGTGCGCCATAGCCAAAGAGCAGTCCCCGCCTCGCTGCCGGTACGTGGACGGCGGCCGGTTCTGGGAAAACGGCCAGCCGGGGTCGACGGAGTGCGCGTGCACCGTCCACCCGCTCAACCCGGTCACTGGCGAGTGCTCCACCGGCGACCTCACGAGCCTCGCCATGTCGGCCAACACCACCAACGGGACCATGGAGCTGCGTCCGGAGGAGTCATTTGCGGTCCTCGGCGCGTGCGCACCGAGCCGCCTGCTGACGTCGCTCCCCGTGGGCGCCACCGGCGTCGCGGGGCTCTCCCGCGGGCCGCTTTCGCTACCGTCGCAGCTCACCGCGCAGCGCGGTTTCGGCAACAAGTTCGCGCTGTGCCTCCCCGACTTCGCGATCTTCGGCGACACGCCGGTGTACCTGTCGGTGCCGGACCCTCGGATCTACATCGACTACACGACAACCATTCCATACACCCCGCTCGTCACCAACCCGGCGAACACCGGCGGGCACTACATCCCTGTGAAGGGCATCTCCGTGTCGTGGCACGCGGCAGACGCTGCGGCGGCCCTGCCCCGCGGCGCGCTCGACATTCACGTCCGCACCGGCCGCGGCGGCGTCGTGCTCAGCACCGCCACGCCGTACACCCTCATGCGGCCCGACGTGTTCCGCGCCTTTGCCATGGCCTTCGACGACGCCATAATGAG AGGGAAGATTCCGATGACCCCCATGCGGAGGGTACAGGCAACGAAGCCGTTCGAGCTGTGCTACAACGGCGCGTTCCCGATGCTGAAGCGGAGCGGCTACGACATGCCGTACATCAAGCTTGAGCTGGGCAACGGCGCCACGCGGAACTGGACTCTGTTCAACAGCAACTACATGGTGCAGGTGGAAGGGGCAATGTGTGTCGGGATACTGCCGATGGGGCCACGCGGCATGCCGGTGGCCGGCGAGCCGGCGGTGGTGATCGGTGGGAAGCAGCTGGAGGATAACCTGCTGGTGTTCGacctggagaagcagcggctcggGTTCAGCATGCTGCTCCGCTACCAGTTGTCCAGTTGCAGAAGCAGCAATTTCTTCAGAAACTGA